One window of Rhodopirellula bahusiensis genomic DNA carries:
- a CDS encoding mannitol dehydrogenase family protein: MTNQMRALNEANLSQLPAELSPPQYDRSRLNPRIVHVGVGGFHRSHEAYYTDELLRSDASCDWGICGVGLRSADEKIAAVLKEQDYLYTLIIRHPNGTVESRVIGSIMDFLLGYDDPESVIEQMASPETQIVSLTITEGGYNLDATTGDFNWNHPDAQHDLENPTKPKMVFGFLTEALKRRRDRKLPAFTIQSCDNIQHNGDLTRKTVLGFARKQDPELATWIESNVCFPNAMVDRITPVTTDEDIDYLAEEHQLQDQWPVTCEPFCQWVVEDEFSAGRPSWESVGAQFVPDVVPYEKMKLRLLNAGHSVLGILGSIHGHRTIDGCVSDPLFASYLRQFMDVEVTPVLDQVDGIDLEAYKDTLLERFGNPNIKDALSRICLESSSKLPVFLIPTIQDNLARGGSIQFATLVIAAWCFYSDKRTDEDGNPLEITDALKTQLHDAAEATRKDPLSFLEVTEVFGDLIENQTFTKQYVSMVETLYETTDVASMMQRLLRN; encoded by the coding sequence ATGACGAATCAAATGCGAGCTTTGAACGAAGCCAACCTGTCGCAACTGCCCGCTGAACTTTCGCCGCCTCAGTACGACCGCAGTCGATTGAACCCCAGAATCGTGCACGTGGGAGTAGGGGGCTTTCATCGTTCTCACGAGGCTTACTACACCGACGAGCTTTTGCGTTCAGACGCTTCGTGCGATTGGGGAATCTGCGGCGTCGGTCTGCGATCCGCGGACGAGAAGATCGCTGCCGTTTTGAAAGAACAAGACTACCTTTACACGTTGATCATTCGGCATCCAAACGGAACCGTCGAAAGCCGTGTGATCGGTTCCATCATGGACTTCTTGCTGGGGTACGACGATCCCGAATCCGTGATCGAGCAAATGGCCAGTCCGGAAACTCAGATCGTTTCACTGACCATCACCGAAGGCGGCTACAACCTGGATGCAACCACGGGCGATTTCAATTGGAATCACCCCGACGCTCAACACGATCTTGAAAACCCAACCAAGCCGAAGATGGTGTTTGGCTTTCTGACCGAAGCCCTCAAACGGCGACGCGATCGCAAACTTCCCGCGTTCACGATCCAGTCGTGCGATAACATCCAGCACAACGGCGACCTGACTCGCAAAACCGTGCTCGGCTTCGCTCGGAAACAAGATCCTGAGTTGGCAACTTGGATCGAATCCAACGTGTGCTTTCCCAACGCGATGGTCGACCGAATCACTCCCGTCACCACCGACGAAGATATCGACTACTTGGCCGAAGAGCATCAACTCCAGGACCAATGGCCCGTCACTTGCGAACCGTTTTGTCAGTGGGTGGTGGAAGACGAATTCTCTGCGGGTCGTCCCTCATGGGAATCCGTCGGCGCTCAATTTGTTCCTGACGTCGTTCCCTACGAAAAGATGAAGCTTCGCCTTCTCAACGCCGGGCATTCCGTGCTGGGAATTTTGGGATCGATCCATGGCCACCGAACCATCGACGGCTGCGTGTCGGACCCGTTGTTTGCATCCTACCTTCGCCAGTTCATGGACGTCGAAGTGACGCCAGTCTTGGATCAAGTCGATGGCATTGACTTGGAGGCATACAAAGACACGTTGCTTGAGCGGTTCGGAAACCCCAACATCAAAGACGCTCTCTCACGCATTTGCCTGGAGAGTTCCAGCAAACTGCCCGTCTTTTTGATTCCGACCATCCAAGACAATTTGGCTCGTGGTGGCAGCATCCAATTTGCAACGCTGGTCATTGCGGCGTGGTGTTTCTACAGCGACAAGCGGACCGACGAAGACGGCAACCCGCTAGAAATCACCGACGCCTTGAAAACTCAGCTTCATGACGCGGCGGAGGCAACTCGCAAGGATCCGTTGTCATTCCTCGAAGTCACCGAGGTGTTCGGTGACCTGATCGAGAACCAAACGTTCACGAAGCAATACGTTTCGATGGTGGAAACGCTCTATGAAACCACGGACGTCGCCTCGATGATGCAGCGTTTGCTAAGGAACTAG
- a CDS encoding purine-cytosine permease family protein: MTESSRQAIAQMKQEQLPVPSHRLHSWPHFVGLYAGEHVAATEFVIGATFVAMGASTSDILIGLLIGNILAILSWTLITTPIAVQTRLSLYTYLEKIAGDSMTRLYNWANVLIFTVISAAMITVSCTAVRLLFDIPPQLEWYPTDALFVGVVVAVGMIVVLVAMYGFNAVAEFSGLCGPWLVVMFVSGALVLFPALAESVLGKTTLSGFQDFLVIGDHSIWTGTNADGEPGIGLWEVAGFAWAANTITHFGLIDMALLRYAKKSIYGLCTSAGMLFGHYIAWIASGIMGAGAAVLLKSTIVELDPGDVAYRALGMSGYVIVIVAGWTTANANLYRAGLAAQAIFHNRSRKMVTFTVGCVTVAVACFPFVFRQILPLLTYAGLLVVPIGAIVFAEHVVFPRIGFTRYWAKFRNLPHSTPAIASWIAGLIFGFGLNAMQVMSFYYLFVPTWAFTILLYTYLAKLYGAAESYPEEEEKERILNEDIREFQHEQALKEGEPVADPTRQTLVLRWISRACLSFILLLALNVMFRSPDLQTYTSNRDLFYTWAFVFTISYFATAYWVLHRYKTLNPQHDN; encoded by the coding sequence ATGACCGAATCCAGCCGACAGGCAATTGCCCAAATGAAACAAGAGCAGTTGCCGGTTCCAAGCCATCGGCTGCATAGCTGGCCGCACTTCGTGGGGCTGTACGCCGGCGAGCATGTTGCGGCGACCGAATTCGTGATTGGTGCGACGTTCGTCGCCATGGGCGCGTCGACCAGCGACATTCTGATCGGTCTGCTGATCGGCAACATCCTGGCGATTCTCAGCTGGACGCTGATCACCACGCCGATCGCCGTGCAGACTCGTTTGAGCCTCTACACGTACCTGGAAAAGATCGCTGGCGACTCGATGACCCGGCTCTACAACTGGGCGAACGTTCTGATCTTCACCGTGATCTCGGCAGCGATGATCACCGTGTCTTGCACCGCCGTTCGATTGCTGTTCGACATACCGCCGCAACTGGAATGGTACCCAACCGACGCCCTGTTCGTGGGCGTGGTTGTCGCGGTCGGGATGATCGTGGTGCTCGTCGCAATGTATGGCTTCAACGCCGTCGCAGAATTCTCGGGTCTGTGTGGTCCATGGCTGGTCGTGATGTTCGTCAGCGGAGCGTTGGTGCTGTTTCCCGCTTTGGCCGAATCGGTGCTGGGGAAGACAACGCTATCGGGCTTTCAAGACTTTTTGGTCATCGGCGACCATTCGATTTGGACCGGAACCAATGCGGACGGAGAACCGGGCATTGGTTTGTGGGAGGTCGCCGGTTTCGCTTGGGCAGCCAACACGATCACTCACTTTGGCTTGATCGACATGGCGTTGTTGCGATACGCGAAAAAGTCGATCTACGGATTGTGCACCAGTGCCGGGATGCTGTTTGGTCACTACATCGCCTGGATCGCGTCGGGCATCATGGGCGCCGGGGCCGCCGTGCTATTGAAGTCAACGATTGTGGAACTTGATCCCGGCGACGTCGCCTACCGAGCCCTTGGGATGTCCGGTTACGTGATCGTCATCGTCGCGGGTTGGACGACGGCAAACGCCAACCTGTATCGCGCCGGACTGGCCGCACAAGCGATCTTCCACAATCGATCTCGCAAGATGGTCACTTTCACCGTCGGCTGCGTGACGGTCGCCGTCGCTTGTTTCCCGTTTGTCTTTCGGCAAATCCTTCCGCTACTTACCTACGCTGGATTGTTGGTCGTTCCCATCGGAGCAATCGTTTTCGCGGAACATGTCGTGTTCCCACGGATTGGATTCACTCGGTACTGGGCGAAGTTCCGGAACCTGCCGCACAGCACACCAGCGATCGCATCATGGATCGCGGGTCTGATCTTCGGTTTTGGTTTGAATGCGATGCAGGTCATGTCGTTCTACTACCTGTTCGTGCCGACCTGGGCGTTCACCATTCTGCTGTACACGTATTTGGCAAAACTCTACGGGGCCGCGGAGTCTTATCCGGAAGAGGAAGAGAAAGAGCGAATCCTGAACGAAGACATTCGCGAATTTCAACATGAGCAAGCATTGAAGGAAGGCGAACCCGTCGCCGACCCGACTCGCCAAACGTTGGTGCTTCGCTGGATTTCACGAGCTTGTTTGTCGTTCATTTTGTTGCTTGCCCTGAACGTGATGTTCCGAAGCCCTGACCTGCAAACCTACACTTCGAACCGCGACCTGTTCTACACTTGGGCATTCGTGTTCACGATCTCGTATTTCGCGACCGCATACTGGGTTCTGCATCGCTACAAAACCCTCAATCCACAGCACGACAATTAG
- a CDS encoding transglutaminase-like domain-containing protein: MSYANYLSVTTLIFAFAVTPWAGAIAQDKTPNQQSEEVAALPEIPSGLNSGFSIVRTPAKRVTATITFDVETPSLVADTWIFAMPQPPDLPCQKLVRGSTTPDSENIADKSVFQRTIRRCRIEVKDDTQLSAAGFRCDDELQLFARSLTYNRRNTSAENAVEPLSIQDRQNFLRTTPEYDYRSDEFQEWKAKNRFQRKRTEGEVRFAQRVFQKLAHTFRYSYVATEDRTASLLCQSNATDCGGLSTLFATVMRSEGVPARILSGRWAISATPGETINDQPYYQYHVIAEFFAQDVGWIPVDTSSAIIHDRTKTKLQYFGESSAEFITYHVDPGVEFDSDLFGDYRAAYFQIPLMWVSGTGTLEGFRHQESWTVKP; encoded by the coding sequence ATGTCATACGCCAACTATCTGTCGGTCACGACGCTTATCTTTGCCTTCGCCGTCACACCCTGGGCTGGTGCGATTGCCCAAGACAAGACGCCGAATCAGCAGAGCGAAGAAGTTGCGGCCTTGCCTGAGATTCCTAGCGGTCTCAACTCGGGCTTCTCAATCGTGCGAACGCCTGCCAAACGAGTCACGGCGACGATCACGTTCGATGTTGAGACACCTTCCCTGGTCGCCGACACTTGGATCTTTGCGATGCCGCAGCCGCCGGATTTGCCGTGCCAAAAACTGGTGCGCGGAAGCACGACACCAGACAGCGAAAACATTGCTGACAAGTCCGTTTTCCAACGAACGATCCGACGATGCCGAATCGAGGTGAAGGATGACACTCAGCTTAGCGCAGCCGGGTTCCGTTGCGATGATGAGCTTCAGTTATTCGCTCGATCGCTGACCTACAATCGACGAAACACATCGGCGGAGAACGCTGTCGAACCGCTTTCAATCCAAGACCGCCAAAACTTCTTGCGGACGACCCCGGAATACGACTACCGTTCCGATGAGTTCCAGGAATGGAAAGCGAAGAATCGTTTCCAACGAAAAAGAACCGAAGGCGAAGTACGCTTCGCTCAACGAGTGTTCCAAAAGCTGGCTCACACGTTTCGATACTCGTACGTCGCAACAGAAGACCGGACGGCGTCGCTGCTTTGCCAGTCGAATGCTACCGACTGCGGCGGACTGTCGACACTGTTCGCCACCGTCATGCGAAGTGAAGGTGTGCCGGCCCGAATTTTGTCTGGCCGTTGGGCAATCTCAGCGACTCCCGGTGAAACCATCAACGACCAACCGTACTACCAGTACCACGTCATAGCAGAGTTCTTCGCCCAGGATGTGGGTTGGATTCCCGTCGACACCTCATCGGCGATCATTCACGATCGCACCAAAACCAAGTTGCAATACTTTGGCGAGTCGTCAGCCGAGTTCATCACTTATCACGTGGATCCCGGAGTCGAATTCGACTCCGATCTGTTCGGTGACTACCGTGCCGCTTATTTCCAAATCCCGTTGATGTGGGTGAGCGGCACAGGCACTCTCGAAGGCTTCCGGCACCAAGAATCTTGGACCGTCAAACCCTGA
- a CDS encoding Gfo/Idh/MocA family protein, which yields MKLRIGLIGLGDQWQSMHRPALRMLGDRFDVRAIYCNVSKLAESAVSEFQADPVDGYQALVTRDDIDAVLVLENSWLRFHPATAACRAGKAVYWASDLDFDPIRDRDFKSCVQDSGVAFMAGLPRRFAPATLRLKELIATHLGPPRLIFCHKRLCLEDAPLKRRDQITRRGVEGNLGDDSRVDPEEIRARMTRTELMQLIDWCCYVVGERPVSVTSANHSPEEAADYQALSMLFEDAGSAQSGRGQVPGGSHTSASNGSSMESRRRTPERRGVTAQVSCGSYIPAQWQEAIGFRPPAAMQVCCENGVAFVDLPGTLVWFDDAGRHQEFLEGESPVGEKMLGQFHRAVTSLVRNLSGLEDAFNAAAILKAARVSLREGRRMDLREMP from the coding sequence GTGAAATTGCGAATTGGATTGATCGGATTGGGCGATCAATGGCAGTCCATGCACCGGCCGGCGCTGAGGATGCTGGGAGATCGATTCGATGTTCGTGCGATTTATTGCAACGTGTCAAAGTTGGCTGAATCGGCAGTCTCGGAGTTTCAGGCGGACCCGGTCGACGGCTACCAAGCGTTGGTGACGCGGGACGACATCGATGCCGTCTTGGTGCTCGAGAATTCTTGGCTTCGGTTTCATCCCGCCACCGCGGCGTGCCGGGCCGGCAAAGCGGTCTATTGGGCCAGCGACCTGGATTTTGATCCAATTCGCGATCGCGATTTTAAATCTTGCGTGCAGGATTCCGGGGTGGCGTTCATGGCCGGATTGCCCCGCCGGTTTGCTCCTGCAACGTTGCGATTGAAGGAGCTGATTGCAACGCACCTGGGGCCGCCGCGATTGATTTTCTGTCACAAACGATTGTGTTTGGAAGACGCTCCGTTGAAACGCCGCGATCAGATCACCCGGCGAGGCGTCGAAGGCAACTTGGGCGACGATTCGCGAGTCGATCCGGAAGAGATTCGTGCCCGGATGACTCGCACCGAACTGATGCAATTAATCGATTGGTGTTGCTACGTCGTGGGCGAACGTCCGGTCAGCGTGACGTCGGCGAATCATTCTCCTGAGGAGGCGGCCGACTACCAGGCTCTCAGCATGCTGTTCGAAGACGCGGGGTCCGCCCAATCGGGACGTGGGCAAGTTCCCGGCGGGTCACACACTTCGGCGTCGAACGGAAGCTCAATGGAAAGTCGTCGGCGAACGCCTGAGCGTCGAGGCGTGACCGCTCAAGTCAGCTGCGGCAGTTACATCCCCGCGCAGTGGCAAGAAGCAATCGGGTTTCGACCTCCCGCGGCGATGCAGGTGTGTTGCGAAAATGGAGTCGCGTTTGTTGACTTGCCGGGCACGTTGGTTTGGTTTGATGACGCCGGACGTCACCAGGAGTTCTTGGAAGGCGAATCACCGGTCGGCGAAAAGATGCTGGGGCAATTTCATCGTGCGGTGACGAGTTTGGTTCGCAACTTGAGCGGTTTGGAAGACGCGTTCAATGCCGCAGCGATTTTGAAAGCGGCACGAGTGAGTTTACGAGAAGGAAGACGGATGGATTTGAGGGAGATGCCATGA
- a CDS encoding J domain-containing protein, which produces MSDPAWHHLPHDPRSFFDLAEDFDRRDLKRAYGKLIRQFKPETHPQEFQRIRAAYEQLENAERYGRSQTESQNAADAWKSGAASEPQPKSDTSPSEIPDTSGGRPAPIRPAAPVSPVDEAIAKPRESYVRLSQKHSRTPLEYYILAVLSDLLVKPSEKNPKQRPQFLQWLLDGLQEHPQEPGLISLVAGTLRGDVPDDQIVTLLPRIAKAIRSSMFYRLTEPLWERLLIDQPFEVFERLIQECESHLRQGDPRARLAFYLRILRTAIWTAPPEWTQSHLETLSAQAADLDDSMQNDLEFVELLHSYLSSTKPSESALPARATMESFLRTYCTGDGPVATAEMARCLDEIARDSHGVQASFPINQDSDDHSLFLLMMMATSDLAETTGVIAPSPDEQKNNRQAVSCLRDLKSTLEDIGNRVSWMDSTYKWLPFAGIFLLYGFVLSFTWAMSLVVFDQLLTSSNGSVISVLILIGGLIAFPIFYFRWFFPKYLAERAENARQKYFATCYTKRWRGRLFRYVQSCGESPSESLTRLNEAAAFHDDTNWMNLVLGFCHGDLGLLIFARAQLFVG; this is translated from the coding sequence ATGTCTGACCCCGCGTGGCACCATCTTCCGCACGACCCGCGATCGTTCTTCGATCTAGCGGAAGACTTTGACCGTCGTGATCTGAAGCGTGCCTATGGCAAACTGATTCGTCAGTTCAAACCGGAAACGCATCCGCAAGAGTTCCAGCGAATCCGAGCGGCTTACGAACAACTCGAGAACGCTGAACGATACGGCCGAAGCCAAACAGAAAGCCAAAACGCCGCCGATGCGTGGAAGTCCGGCGCGGCATCCGAGCCACAACCCAAATCCGACACCAGCCCCAGCGAAATCCCCGATACAAGCGGCGGTCGCCCAGCACCGATACGTCCCGCCGCTCCGGTCTCTCCAGTCGATGAAGCCATCGCGAAACCTCGCGAGTCATACGTCCGACTTTCACAGAAGCATTCTCGAACGCCGCTGGAGTATTACATCCTGGCGGTGCTCAGCGATCTGCTGGTGAAACCATCGGAGAAGAACCCGAAGCAGCGACCTCAGTTTCTGCAGTGGCTTCTTGATGGACTGCAGGAACATCCACAGGAACCCGGGCTGATCTCGTTGGTCGCCGGCACGCTTCGCGGCGATGTCCCTGACGATCAAATCGTGACGCTGCTGCCAAGAATTGCGAAGGCGATTCGTTCGTCGATGTTCTACCGATTGACCGAACCACTTTGGGAACGACTGCTGATCGATCAGCCGTTTGAGGTTTTCGAGCGACTGATCCAAGAATGCGAAAGCCATCTGCGTCAGGGTGATCCGCGAGCCCGTTTGGCGTTCTATCTCCGAATCTTGAGAACCGCGATTTGGACCGCTCCCCCGGAGTGGACGCAGTCGCACCTCGAAACGTTGTCTGCCCAGGCTGCTGACTTGGACGATTCGATGCAGAACGACTTGGAGTTCGTCGAGCTTTTGCACAGCTACCTTTCGTCGACCAAACCGTCCGAGTCCGCCCTGCCCGCACGCGCGACGATGGAGTCATTCCTGCGAACGTATTGCACCGGCGATGGTCCCGTGGCGACGGCGGAGATGGCACGTTGCTTGGACGAGATCGCACGCGACTCACACGGTGTACAAGCTTCTTTTCCGATCAACCAAGACAGCGACGATCACTCGCTGTTTTTGCTGATGATGATGGCGACGTCGGATTTGGCGGAGACCACTGGCGTCATCGCACCCTCGCCGGACGAGCAAAAGAACAATCGACAAGCCGTCTCGTGTTTGCGTGATCTCAAAAGCACCCTAGAGGACATCGGCAATCGCGTTTCTTGGATGGACTCGACCTACAAGTGGCTCCCCTTCGCGGGGATATTTTTGCTCTACGGTTTCGTGTTGTCGTTCACCTGGGCCATGAGCTTGGTCGTCTTCGATCAACTGCTCACTTCATCGAACGGAAGCGTGATCAGTGTGCTGATCTTGATCGGTGGTCTCATCGCTTTTCCGATCTTCTACTTTCGGTGGTTTTTCCCGAAGTACCTTGCGGAACGAGCTGAGAACGCACGCCAGAAGTACTTTGCAACGTGCTACACCAAACGGTGGCGTGGTCGCTTGTTTCGCTACGTGCAATCTTGCGGAGAATCACCCAGCGAATCGTTGACCCGGCTGAACGAGGCCGCTGCCTTCCACGATGACACCAACTGGATGAACCTCGTCCTTGGCTTCTGCCACGGCGACCTCGGACTGCTGATCTTCGCGCGCGCCCAATTGTTTGTAGGGTAG
- a CDS encoding Hsp70 family protein, whose product MPEFGSDSSFPTEEPVCIGIDLGTTHSLVSVFRDGKPELIPNAHGDKLTPSIVGVLQDGQIVVGSAARELRVTAPERCAWVFKRYMGQERKLKLGDKEFTPHELSSLVLQSLRDDAAAHLNTEITDAVITVPAYFNDHQRTATRLAGEMAGLNVRRMINEPTAAALVYGFHAREEEKNLCVIDLGGGTFDVTVMEVFEGTLEIRATAGESMLGGEDFTDRMVSAVLVGEDTQLELAELQQPLRVSRLRGECEKAKRLLSKEESCKIRLPDQDGNFAEKPKTYRLTRAEFSRMCDPLMQRIAGPIARALRDAELDPKDIDDVILVGGSTRMPVLRDFVIDYFGKPPIIDHDPDEVVALGAAVQAALIGQDAAVDDMVMTDVCPFTLGVEVVKEFGGHMQDGYFKPVLHRNCTIPVSREEVFSTVSANQTNVTLRVFQGDARKVADNTALGQLEVKGLPPGPSGSPIYVRFTYDLSGVLEVEAYTPGGERFRTVLTSHVRQLSPAQIEEAKRRIDELKFYPRDDLDNQKLARFAERMLGELHPSQRQQLDEALDYYEDAMARADREHFANAKDTLLMVLSSLGFDHEEN is encoded by the coding sequence ATGCCTGAATTTGGATCCGATTCGTCTTTCCCAACCGAAGAACCGGTGTGCATCGGAATCGATCTGGGCACCACGCATTCGCTGGTCAGCGTTTTTCGCGACGGCAAGCCCGAACTGATTCCAAATGCCCACGGTGACAAGCTCACCCCGTCCATTGTTGGCGTGTTGCAAGACGGTCAAATCGTTGTCGGTTCCGCTGCGAGAGAACTTCGCGTCACCGCGCCCGAACGATGTGCGTGGGTATTCAAACGCTACATGGGCCAAGAACGCAAACTCAAACTGGGCGACAAGGAGTTCACGCCTCACGAGTTGAGCAGCTTGGTCTTGCAGTCACTTCGTGACGACGCCGCCGCGCACTTGAACACCGAGATCACCGACGCCGTGATCACCGTCCCCGCGTACTTCAATGATCACCAGCGCACGGCAACACGCTTGGCCGGCGAGATGGCGGGCCTGAACGTTCGCCGGATGATCAACGAACCCACCGCCGCGGCGCTCGTGTATGGCTTTCACGCTCGCGAAGAAGAAAAGAATCTGTGCGTCATCGACCTCGGCGGAGGCACGTTCGACGTGACGGTCATGGAAGTCTTCGAAGGCACGCTCGAAATCCGAGCCACCGCCGGCGAGAGCATGCTGGGCGGCGAAGACTTCACCGACCGAATGGTGTCCGCGGTTTTGGTTGGCGAAGACACACAACTCGAACTGGCGGAGTTGCAGCAACCTCTGCGTGTATCTCGATTGCGAGGCGAATGCGAAAAAGCCAAACGTTTGCTGTCCAAGGAAGAAAGCTGCAAGATCCGGCTTCCCGATCAAGACGGCAACTTCGCGGAGAAACCGAAAACATATCGGCTCACCCGAGCTGAATTTTCACGCATGTGCGATCCGTTGATGCAGCGGATCGCCGGACCGATCGCCAGGGCTCTTCGAGATGCCGAACTGGATCCCAAAGACATCGACGATGTGATCTTGGTCGGCGGTTCAACGCGAATGCCGGTGCTGCGGGACTTCGTGATCGACTACTTCGGCAAACCACCGATCATTGATCACGATCCCGATGAAGTCGTTGCGTTGGGCGCTGCTGTGCAAGCAGCTCTGATCGGTCAAGACGCCGCGGTCGATGACATGGTGATGACCGACGTCTGCCCGTTCACACTGGGAGTCGAAGTCGTCAAAGAGTTCGGCGGGCACATGCAGGACGGTTACTTCAAACCCGTTTTGCATCGAAATTGCACGATCCCAGTTTCCCGCGAAGAAGTCTTCAGCACCGTTTCGGCAAACCAAACCAACGTGACGCTGAGAGTCTTCCAAGGTGATGCCCGCAAGGTCGCCGACAATACGGCTCTCGGACAATTGGAAGTCAAAGGTTTGCCGCCCGGTCCGTCCGGCAGCCCCATCTACGTCCGATTCACCTATGACTTGTCCGGCGTCTTGGAAGTCGAAGCCTACACGCCGGGAGGCGAACGTTTCCGCACGGTCCTGACTAGCCATGTTCGCCAACTATCGCCCGCCCAAATCGAAGAAGCCAAACGCCGGATCGATGAACTGAAGTTCTATCCCCGCGACGACCTGGACAATCAGAAGCTGGCACGTTTCGCAGAACGCATGCTTGGCGAATTGCACCCGTCCCAACGTCAACAGCTCGACGAAGCTCTGGACTACTACGAAGACGCAATGGCGCGAGCCGATCGCGAACACTTTGCCAATGCCAAGGACACGTTGCTGATGGTGCTGTCGTCGTTGGGTTTCGATCATGAAGAAAACTGA
- a CDS encoding DUF726 domain-containing protein, whose translation MAVRIDPIEESSRGPIHVVVAGYRARPNADLIRAAELRGSTYSVLWAAGSWSEAGASMGVIARGARAAVPAIHGGRALLGVGALAGGIGTAAVIGAASFRHRYYCARRDGIRLADKILELPGVGKRPLHLVGHSLGTVVIRSALEKLAERECRVDDLLLMGGMTSRLNWNLQADAFRGRLINLYSPRDRILNMAPVIDRVVGTGAIVCEKLSDRLMNHDLCLELPNQFNLWGHHSGYWNRFGQYAVV comes from the coding sequence ATGGCAGTACGCATTGATCCGATCGAAGAATCGAGTCGCGGGCCGATCCACGTTGTGGTTGCCGGCTATCGTGCTCGACCAAACGCCGATTTGATCCGTGCTGCCGAATTGAGGGGATCCACCTACAGTGTGCTGTGGGCCGCCGGGTCGTGGTCGGAAGCTGGTGCGTCAATGGGCGTGATCGCTCGCGGTGCTCGGGCAGCTGTGCCAGCCATCCACGGCGGTCGAGCCCTGTTGGGCGTCGGAGCGTTGGCCGGCGGCATCGGAACCGCTGCGGTGATCGGAGCGGCGAGCTTTCGCCATCGGTATTACTGCGCACGCCGAGACGGCATTCGCTTGGCCGACAAAATTTTGGAACTTCCCGGTGTAGGAAAACGCCCTTTGCATTTGGTTGGGCACTCGCTGGGAACCGTCGTGATTCGATCGGCACTGGAGAAATTGGCCGAACGAGAATGCCGGGTCGATGACCTGCTGTTGATGGGCGGGATGACATCGCGGCTGAATTGGAATTTGCAAGCCGACGCGTTCCGCGGACGATTGATCAATTTGTATTCGCCAAGGGACCGGATTCTGAACATGGCTCCCGTGATCGATCGCGTGGTCGGAACCGGGGCGATCGTTTGCGAAAAGCTGAGCGATCGATTGATGAATCACGATCTGTGTCTTGAGTTGCCCAACCAGTTCAATCTTTGGGGACACCACAGCGGTTACTGGAATCGATTCGGGCAATACGCAGTCGTTTGA
- a CDS encoding RNA-binding S4 domain-containing protein: protein MSDSSTQPNTPVPMVRLDDFLKREGLVGTGGEAKVLIQAGEVIVNGEVDTRRRKQLHDGDVVTFNGEDFPVDVASLGDPPM from the coding sequence ATGAGCGATTCATCAACGCAGCCCAACACACCGGTCCCAATGGTTCGACTGGATGACTTTCTCAAACGAGAGGGGTTGGTTGGAACGGGCGGCGAAGCCAAAGTCCTGATCCAGGCCGGCGAAGTGATCGTAAACGGCGAGGTCGACACACGTCGTCGCAAACAGTTGCACGACGGGGACGTGGTCACATTCAACGGCGAAGACTTCCCGGTCGATGTGGCTTCACTCGGCGATCCACCGATGTGA